Proteins from a single region of Gambusia affinis linkage group LG12, SWU_Gaff_1.0, whole genome shotgun sequence:
- the dnai4 gene encoding dynein axonemal intermediate chain 4 isoform X1: MSTSVANEGEKMRCTVMLKPSKRGSSLLALSSRRSFTFSGSKILDRMAGPTPRQVVRVFDEENNDVTPQPFYRTDLGAEPGSRFLMDELSAGSTSDQTTFTGSFTMPFSRSVLGSSRISSQSTIESVNEEMEETFCRRDFPFNLPESLLPDEKRKRGSVKEQMTQALLKGIKDILITETDTITLLDIPPTLVSVNADDADVIIERNKQYSEVCRNRGNNEQYVERGMQTLNGATKNKQIQNNLMLMVDTATIVSTFDMYAPPEQEVMVYSPEKKQTNDAETVVDSRRSPERSLSLTSSASTVISSCSLKDVETVGSSLNTQVDFEFIMMSDQFQYSLLLMERTVLRNNFQNQLAAYRKLPLLEDPDRLVKPKEEEQSEAETSCSPALQCLWVFHCELSRGCRVSSMAWNKKNPDLLAVGYGETDHRNHEQGLVCCWSIKNPTWPERIINCDSAVTTVDFSSNSPGQLAVGMCDGSIAIHNVQSADNKTPFISSRECAKRHLGPVWQLRWNQQELSFTGEEKVESLYSVGADGRICKWFVINGGLDCTDLMKLKQMNNKKTAECVLSVLTPGLCFDFHPSDSNIYLTGTWEGNILKCSCSNGHQFLETYRKHLCPVNCITWCPLHPDVFLSCSSDSTIQLWKQDCINPLLSFTSNQPVGEVRWSPKHATVFGAVNEGQLEIWDLNSSFLDPVIVQPAGPGLKMTSLLFASLTDCVVVGDSDGQVTAYQLQNLHVGESSQGDIIQDLLRSASPKELQETLM, encoded by the exons ATGTCTACTTCTGTAGCaaatgaaggggaaaaaatgagaTGTACAGTGATGCTGAAGCC CTCTAAACGCGGCAGCAGCTTGCTCGCCTTGTCCAGCAGACGGAGTTTTACTTTCAGCGGTAGCAAAATTCTGGACAGAATGGCAGGTCCTACTCCGAGACAAGTTGTTCGG GTGTTTGATGAGGAAAACAATGATGTGACTCCTCAGCCATTTTACCGGACAGATCTTGGAGCAGAGCCAGGCAGCAGGTTCTTGATGGATGAACTCTCTGCTGGATCAACATCAGACCAGACAACGTTCACTGGGAGCTTCACTATGCCTTTTTCAAG GTCCGTTTTGGGTAGCAGCAGGATATCCAGCCAGTCAACCATAGAGTCTGTGAACGAGGAAATGGAGGAAACATTTTGCAGACGTGACTTTCCCTTCAACTTACCAG aATCTTTGTTGCCagatgaaaagaggaaaagaggcTCAGTGAAAGAACAAATGACACAAGCTCTGTTGAAAGGGATTAAAGACATTCTAATCACAGAGACAGACACTATTACTCTGCTGGACATTCCCCCTACCTTAGTGTCAGTGAATGCTGATGATGCAGATGTCATAAT agagagaaataaacagtATTCTGAAGTttgcagaaacagaggaaataatGAGCAGTATGTGGAGCGAGGCATGCAGACACTGAATGGAGCAACTAAGAACAAACAGATACAGAACAACCTCATGCTCATGGTGGACACAG CCACGATTGTGTCCACCTTCGACATGTATGCACCTCCAGAGCAGGAAGTGATGGTTTACAGCCCTGAAAAGAAACAGACCAATGATGCAGAGACTGTCGTGGACTCCAGGAGAAGTCCAGAGAGGAGTCTGTCCCTGACCAGCTCAGCTAGTACAG TTATTTCTTCCTGTTCGCTGAAAGATGTAGAAACAGTTGGCAGCAGTTTAAACACACAAGTAGACTTTGAGTTCATCATGATGTCAGATCAATTCCAGTACTCCTTACTTCTAATGGAGAGGACCGTACTGCGGAACAACTTCCAAAACCAGCTGGCTGCTTACAGAAAGCTGCCTTTGCTGGAAG ACCCTGACAGACTTGTAAAACCCAAAGAAGAGGAACAGAGTGAAGCAGAGACTTCCTGCTCTCCAGCCCTACAGTGTCTCTGGGTTTTCCATTGTGAGCTCAGCAGAGGCTGTAGGGTCAGTAGCATGGcctggaacaaaaaaaacccg GACCTCCTTGCTGTAGGTTATGGTGAGACTGACCACAGAAACCATGAACAGGGTCTGGTGTGCTGCTGGTCTATTAAAAACCCGACG TGGCCTGAGCGAATCATTAACTGTGACAGCGCTGTGACAACTGTGGATTTTTCATCCAACAGCCCTGGGCAGCTGGCTGTGGGGATGTGTGACGGCAGCATTGCTATCCACAATGTGCAGAGTGCAGATAATAAGACACCTTTCATCAGCAGCCG TGAATGTGCCAAAAGACACCTTGGACCAGTGTGGCAGCTCAGGTGGAACCAACAAGAACTGAGCTTCACTGGAGAGGAGAAGGTTGAGTCTCTGTACTCTGTGGGAGCAGACGGCAGAATCTGCAAGTGGTTTGTCATCAACGGTGGCCTTGACTGTACAG ACCTGATGAAACTCAAGCAGATGAATAATAAGAAGACAGCAGAGTGTGTGCTGTCTGTTCTCACCCCTGGTCTGTGCTTTGACTTTCATCCAAGT GACTCCAACATCTATTTGACTGGTACCTGGGAGGGAAACATCCTCAAGTGTTCCTGCTCCAACGGTCACCAGTTTCTGGAAACTTACAGGAAACATCTT TGTCCTGTGAACTGCATCACATGGTGTCCTCTCCATCCTGATGTGTTCCTGAGCTGCTCCTCTGACTCCACCATCCAACTCTGGAAGCAGGACTGCATTAACCCTTTGTTAAGCTTCACCTCCAACCAGCCGGTGGGTGAAGTCAGGTGGTCTCCAAAGCACGCCACAGTATTCGGTGCTGTTAACGAAGGGCAGCTTGAGATTTGGGACCTAAATTCCAGCTT TTTGGATCCGGTAATCGTGCAGCCTGCTGGTCCTGGACTGAAGATGACGTCCCTTCTGTTTGCATCTCTCACAGACTGTGTTGTGGTAGGAGACAGTGATGGCCAGGTGACGGCATACCAGCTGCAGAACCTCCATGTTGGAGAGAGCAGCCAG GGAGATATTATTCAAGACCTCCTCCGCTCTGCATCACCCAAAGAACTTCAGGAGACATTGATGTAG
- the dnai4 gene encoding dynein axonemal intermediate chain 4 isoform X2 has protein sequence MYSDAEAVFDEENNDVTPQPFYRTDLGAEPGSRFLMDELSAGSTSDQTTFTGSFTMPFSRSVLGSSRISSQSTIESVNEEMEETFCRRDFPFNLPESLLPDEKRKRGSVKEQMTQALLKGIKDILITETDTITLLDIPPTLVSVNADDADVIIERNKQYSEVCRNRGNNEQYVERGMQTLNGATKNKQIQNNLMLMVDTATIVSTFDMYAPPEQEVMVYSPEKKQTNDAETVVDSRRSPERSLSLTSSASTVISSCSLKDVETVGSSLNTQVDFEFIMMSDQFQYSLLLMERTVLRNNFQNQLAAYRKLPLLEDPDRLVKPKEEEQSEAETSCSPALQCLWVFHCELSRGCRVSSMAWNKKNPDLLAVGYGETDHRNHEQGLVCCWSIKNPTWPERIINCDSAVTTVDFSSNSPGQLAVGMCDGSIAIHNVQSADNKTPFISSRECAKRHLGPVWQLRWNQQELSFTGEEKVESLYSVGADGRICKWFVINGGLDCTDLMKLKQMNNKKTAECVLSVLTPGLCFDFHPSDSNIYLTGTWEGNILKCSCSNGHQFLETYRKHLCPVNCITWCPLHPDVFLSCSSDSTIQLWKQDCINPLLSFTSNQPVGEVRWSPKHATVFGAVNEGQLEIWDLNSSFLDPVIVQPAGPGLKMTSLLFASLTDCVVVGDSDGQVTAYQLQNLHVGESSQGDIIQDLLRSASPKELQETLM, from the exons aTGTACAGTGATGCTGAAGCC GTGTTTGATGAGGAAAACAATGATGTGACTCCTCAGCCATTTTACCGGACAGATCTTGGAGCAGAGCCAGGCAGCAGGTTCTTGATGGATGAACTCTCTGCTGGATCAACATCAGACCAGACAACGTTCACTGGGAGCTTCACTATGCCTTTTTCAAG GTCCGTTTTGGGTAGCAGCAGGATATCCAGCCAGTCAACCATAGAGTCTGTGAACGAGGAAATGGAGGAAACATTTTGCAGACGTGACTTTCCCTTCAACTTACCAG aATCTTTGTTGCCagatgaaaagaggaaaagaggcTCAGTGAAAGAACAAATGACACAAGCTCTGTTGAAAGGGATTAAAGACATTCTAATCACAGAGACAGACACTATTACTCTGCTGGACATTCCCCCTACCTTAGTGTCAGTGAATGCTGATGATGCAGATGTCATAAT agagagaaataaacagtATTCTGAAGTttgcagaaacagaggaaataatGAGCAGTATGTGGAGCGAGGCATGCAGACACTGAATGGAGCAACTAAGAACAAACAGATACAGAACAACCTCATGCTCATGGTGGACACAG CCACGATTGTGTCCACCTTCGACATGTATGCACCTCCAGAGCAGGAAGTGATGGTTTACAGCCCTGAAAAGAAACAGACCAATGATGCAGAGACTGTCGTGGACTCCAGGAGAAGTCCAGAGAGGAGTCTGTCCCTGACCAGCTCAGCTAGTACAG TTATTTCTTCCTGTTCGCTGAAAGATGTAGAAACAGTTGGCAGCAGTTTAAACACACAAGTAGACTTTGAGTTCATCATGATGTCAGATCAATTCCAGTACTCCTTACTTCTAATGGAGAGGACCGTACTGCGGAACAACTTCCAAAACCAGCTGGCTGCTTACAGAAAGCTGCCTTTGCTGGAAG ACCCTGACAGACTTGTAAAACCCAAAGAAGAGGAACAGAGTGAAGCAGAGACTTCCTGCTCTCCAGCCCTACAGTGTCTCTGGGTTTTCCATTGTGAGCTCAGCAGAGGCTGTAGGGTCAGTAGCATGGcctggaacaaaaaaaacccg GACCTCCTTGCTGTAGGTTATGGTGAGACTGACCACAGAAACCATGAACAGGGTCTGGTGTGCTGCTGGTCTATTAAAAACCCGACG TGGCCTGAGCGAATCATTAACTGTGACAGCGCTGTGACAACTGTGGATTTTTCATCCAACAGCCCTGGGCAGCTGGCTGTGGGGATGTGTGACGGCAGCATTGCTATCCACAATGTGCAGAGTGCAGATAATAAGACACCTTTCATCAGCAGCCG TGAATGTGCCAAAAGACACCTTGGACCAGTGTGGCAGCTCAGGTGGAACCAACAAGAACTGAGCTTCACTGGAGAGGAGAAGGTTGAGTCTCTGTACTCTGTGGGAGCAGACGGCAGAATCTGCAAGTGGTTTGTCATCAACGGTGGCCTTGACTGTACAG ACCTGATGAAACTCAAGCAGATGAATAATAAGAAGACAGCAGAGTGTGTGCTGTCTGTTCTCACCCCTGGTCTGTGCTTTGACTTTCATCCAAGT GACTCCAACATCTATTTGACTGGTACCTGGGAGGGAAACATCCTCAAGTGTTCCTGCTCCAACGGTCACCAGTTTCTGGAAACTTACAGGAAACATCTT TGTCCTGTGAACTGCATCACATGGTGTCCTCTCCATCCTGATGTGTTCCTGAGCTGCTCCTCTGACTCCACCATCCAACTCTGGAAGCAGGACTGCATTAACCCTTTGTTAAGCTTCACCTCCAACCAGCCGGTGGGTGAAGTCAGGTGGTCTCCAAAGCACGCCACAGTATTCGGTGCTGTTAACGAAGGGCAGCTTGAGATTTGGGACCTAAATTCCAGCTT TTTGGATCCGGTAATCGTGCAGCCTGCTGGTCCTGGACTGAAGATGACGTCCCTTCTGTTTGCATCTCTCACAGACTGTGTTGTGGTAGGAGACAGTGATGGCCAGGTGACGGCATACCAGCTGCAGAACCTCCATGTTGGAGAGAGCAGCCAG GGAGATATTATTCAAGACCTCCTCCGCTCTGCATCACCCAAAGAACTTCAGGAGACATTGATGTAG
- the LOC122840761 gene encoding dual specificity protein phosphatase CDC14AB-like isoform X2, producing MAEEYEQAEFIKDRLYFATLRVKPKNTANTHFFSTDEELVYESFYADFGPLNLAMLYRYCCKLNKKLKSFTMSRKKLVHFTSFDQKKRANAAFLIAAYSVIYLKRSPDEAYRTLISGNNTPYLPFRDAAAAESTFHLTVLDCLQGIQKALQHSFLDFETFSPEKYEHYERVENGDMNWIIPGKILAFSSPHARNRVENGYPLHAPEAYFEFFSQSNVTDVVRLNKKLYESRRFEDAGFEHHDFFFMDGSTPSDLIVRRFLHVCESAEGAVAVHCKAGLGRTGTLIACYLMKHFRFTAAEAIAWIRICRPGSIIGPQQNFLEEKQHSLWVQGDVHRSKQKLVQQRFNRQQQQQQQQQQQQQYHLPGSDPVPLSRQEAMPHLVTSMNDLSIKTTLCKSYSLDESNCKETSLTQGDNLRAVKGKRTPRSASSSSRSNKSHCSILPPPKSPKICLSLPPSSSKNLRRSSSTVTQIKSPFSLSLFSTRPALIH from the exons ATGGCAGAGGAATACGAACAGGCAGAATTTATCAAAG ATCGGCTGTACTTTGCTACTCTTCGTGTCAAACCAAAgaacactgcaaacacacacttctTCAGCACTGATGAGGAGTTGGTCTATGAGAG TTTCTATGCAGACTTTGGGCCCCTGAATCTTGCAATGCTCTACAGATACTGCTGCAAACTCAACAAGAAGCTCAAG TCCTTCACAATGTCTAGAAAGAAACTGGTTCACTTCACCAGCTTTGACCAAAAGAAGAGAGCCAACGCTGCTTTTCTCATTGCTGCCTACTCG GTTATCTATTTGAAAAGGAGTCCAGATGAAGCCTACAGAACTCTGATCTCAGGAAATAATACTCCCTACCTGCCATTCAG ggacgcagcagcagcagagagcacCTTCCACCTCACGGTCCTGGACTGTTTGCAGGGAATACAGAAG GCATTGCAGCACAGCTTCCTGGATTTTGAAACTTTTAGTCCTGAGAAATATGAACATTACGAG CGAGTTGAAAATGGAGACATGAACTGGATCATCCCAGGAAAAATTCTGGCTTTCAGCAGCCCTCATGCTCGAAACAGGGTGGAGAACG GTTATCCTCTCCATGCACCTGAGGCATACTTTGAGTTCTTCAGCCAAAGCAACGTGACTGATGTGGTCCGCCTGAACAAGAAGCTGTATGAGAGCCGACGGTTTGAGGACGCAGGATTTGAACACCATGATTTCTTCTTCATGGACGGCTCAACACCCTCTGACCTGATCGTTAGACGCttcctgcatgtgtgtgagagtgCAGAGGGAGCTGTAGCCGTGCACTGTAAAG CTGGTTTGGGCCGTACAGGCACCCTGATCGCCTGCTATCTGATGAAGCACTTCAGATTCACAGCAGCTGAGGCGATTGCTTGGATCAGGATCTGCCGACCCGGGTCAATCATTGGTCCCCAGCAGAACTTCTTAGAAGA gaaaCAGCACAGCTTGTGGGTTCAGGGAGACGTGCATCGCTCCAAACAGAAGCTTGTCCAGCAGAGGTTCAAtcgacagcagcagcagcagcagcagcagcagcagcagcagcagtaccatcttcctggttctgacccggtacCACTGAGCAGACAAGAAGCAATGCCTCATCTGGTTACAAGCATGAATGACCTGTCAATCAAAACCACTCTGTGCAAATCCTACAGTTTGGATGAA AGCAACTGTAAGGAAACCAGTCTGACCCAGGGAGACAATCTGAGAGCAGTGAAGGGAAAACGGACACCAAGATCAGCTTCCTCCTCTTCCAG GTCAAACAAGTCCCACTGTTCCATCCTCCCTCCCCCTAAGTCACCTAAAATCTGCCTTtcccttcctccttcctcttctaAAAATCTTAGAAGAAGCTCTTCCACTGTCACACAGATCAAGAG CCCTTTCAGCCTTAGTCTTTTCAGCACCAGGCCTGCACTGATTCACTGA
- the LOC122840761 gene encoding dual specificity protein phosphatase CDC14AB-like isoform X3 yields MLYRYCCKLNKKLKSFTMSRKKLVHFTSFDQKKRANAAFLIAAYSVIYLKRSPDEAYRTLISGNNTPYLPFRDAAAAESTFHLTVLDCLQGIQKALQHSFLDFETFSPEKYEHYERVENGDMNWIIPGKILAFSSPHARNRVENGYPLHAPEAYFEFFSQSNVTDVVRLNKKLYESRRFEDAGFEHHDFFFMDGSTPSDLIVRRFLHVCESAEGAVAVHCKAGLGRTGTLIACYLMKHFRFTAAEAIAWIRICRPGSIIGPQQNFLEEKQHSLWVQGDVHRSKQKLVQQRFNRQQQQQQQQQQQQQYHLPGSDPVPLSRQEAMPHLVTSMNDLSIKTTLCKSYSLDESNCKETSLTQGDNLRAVKGKRTPRSASSSSRSNKSHCSILPPPKSPKICLSLPPSSSKNLRRSSSTVTQIKRWVMTVLLGDTDTIFSYSVFANSLTLHASLLSPFSLSLFSTRPALIH; encoded by the exons ATGCTCTACAGATACTGCTGCAAACTCAACAAGAAGCTCAAG TCCTTCACAATGTCTAGAAAGAAACTGGTTCACTTCACCAGCTTTGACCAAAAGAAGAGAGCCAACGCTGCTTTTCTCATTGCTGCCTACTCG GTTATCTATTTGAAAAGGAGTCCAGATGAAGCCTACAGAACTCTGATCTCAGGAAATAATACTCCCTACCTGCCATTCAG ggacgcagcagcagcagagagcacCTTCCACCTCACGGTCCTGGACTGTTTGCAGGGAATACAGAAG GCATTGCAGCACAGCTTCCTGGATTTTGAAACTTTTAGTCCTGAGAAATATGAACATTACGAG CGAGTTGAAAATGGAGACATGAACTGGATCATCCCAGGAAAAATTCTGGCTTTCAGCAGCCCTCATGCTCGAAACAGGGTGGAGAACG GTTATCCTCTCCATGCACCTGAGGCATACTTTGAGTTCTTCAGCCAAAGCAACGTGACTGATGTGGTCCGCCTGAACAAGAAGCTGTATGAGAGCCGACGGTTTGAGGACGCAGGATTTGAACACCATGATTTCTTCTTCATGGACGGCTCAACACCCTCTGACCTGATCGTTAGACGCttcctgcatgtgtgtgagagtgCAGAGGGAGCTGTAGCCGTGCACTGTAAAG CTGGTTTGGGCCGTACAGGCACCCTGATCGCCTGCTATCTGATGAAGCACTTCAGATTCACAGCAGCTGAGGCGATTGCTTGGATCAGGATCTGCCGACCCGGGTCAATCATTGGTCCCCAGCAGAACTTCTTAGAAGA gaaaCAGCACAGCTTGTGGGTTCAGGGAGACGTGCATCGCTCCAAACAGAAGCTTGTCCAGCAGAGGTTCAAtcgacagcagcagcagcagcagcagcagcagcagcagcagcagtaccatcttcctggttctgacccggtacCACTGAGCAGACAAGAAGCAATGCCTCATCTGGTTACAAGCATGAATGACCTGTCAATCAAAACCACTCTGTGCAAATCCTACAGTTTGGATGAA AGCAACTGTAAGGAAACCAGTCTGACCCAGGGAGACAATCTGAGAGCAGTGAAGGGAAAACGGACACCAAGATCAGCTTCCTCCTCTTCCAG GTCAAACAAGTCCCACTGTTCCATCCTCCCTCCCCCTAAGTCACCTAAAATCTGCCTTtcccttcctccttcctcttctaAAAATCTTAGAAGAAGCTCTTCCACTGTCACACAGATCAAGAGGTGGGTGATGACTGTCCTGCTGGGTGACACAGACACcattttttcttattctgtcTTTGCTAACTCTTTGACATTGCATGCCTCTCTCCTCAGCCCTTTCAGCCTTAGTCTTTTCAGCACCAGGCCTGCACTGATTCACTGA
- the LOC122840761 gene encoding dual specificity protein phosphatase CDC14AB-like isoform X1 — MAEEYEQAEFIKDRLYFATLRVKPKNTANTHFFSTDEELVYESFYADFGPLNLAMLYRYCCKLNKKLKSFTMSRKKLVHFTSFDQKKRANAAFLIAAYSVIYLKRSPDEAYRTLISGNNTPYLPFRDAAAAESTFHLTVLDCLQGIQKALQHSFLDFETFSPEKYEHYERVENGDMNWIIPGKILAFSSPHARNRVENGYPLHAPEAYFEFFSQSNVTDVVRLNKKLYESRRFEDAGFEHHDFFFMDGSTPSDLIVRRFLHVCESAEGAVAVHCKAGLGRTGTLIACYLMKHFRFTAAEAIAWIRICRPGSIIGPQQNFLEEKQHSLWVQGDVHRSKQKLVQQRFNRQQQQQQQQQQQQQYHLPGSDPVPLSRQEAMPHLVTSMNDLSIKTTLCKSYSLDESNCKETSLTQGDNLRAVKGKRTPRSASSSSRSNKSHCSILPPPKSPKICLSLPPSSSKNLRRSSSTVTQIKRWVMTVLLGDTDTIFSYSVFANSLTLHASLLSPFSLSLFSTRPALIH, encoded by the exons ATGGCAGAGGAATACGAACAGGCAGAATTTATCAAAG ATCGGCTGTACTTTGCTACTCTTCGTGTCAAACCAAAgaacactgcaaacacacacttctTCAGCACTGATGAGGAGTTGGTCTATGAGAG TTTCTATGCAGACTTTGGGCCCCTGAATCTTGCAATGCTCTACAGATACTGCTGCAAACTCAACAAGAAGCTCAAG TCCTTCACAATGTCTAGAAAGAAACTGGTTCACTTCACCAGCTTTGACCAAAAGAAGAGAGCCAACGCTGCTTTTCTCATTGCTGCCTACTCG GTTATCTATTTGAAAAGGAGTCCAGATGAAGCCTACAGAACTCTGATCTCAGGAAATAATACTCCCTACCTGCCATTCAG ggacgcagcagcagcagagagcacCTTCCACCTCACGGTCCTGGACTGTTTGCAGGGAATACAGAAG GCATTGCAGCACAGCTTCCTGGATTTTGAAACTTTTAGTCCTGAGAAATATGAACATTACGAG CGAGTTGAAAATGGAGACATGAACTGGATCATCCCAGGAAAAATTCTGGCTTTCAGCAGCCCTCATGCTCGAAACAGGGTGGAGAACG GTTATCCTCTCCATGCACCTGAGGCATACTTTGAGTTCTTCAGCCAAAGCAACGTGACTGATGTGGTCCGCCTGAACAAGAAGCTGTATGAGAGCCGACGGTTTGAGGACGCAGGATTTGAACACCATGATTTCTTCTTCATGGACGGCTCAACACCCTCTGACCTGATCGTTAGACGCttcctgcatgtgtgtgagagtgCAGAGGGAGCTGTAGCCGTGCACTGTAAAG CTGGTTTGGGCCGTACAGGCACCCTGATCGCCTGCTATCTGATGAAGCACTTCAGATTCACAGCAGCTGAGGCGATTGCTTGGATCAGGATCTGCCGACCCGGGTCAATCATTGGTCCCCAGCAGAACTTCTTAGAAGA gaaaCAGCACAGCTTGTGGGTTCAGGGAGACGTGCATCGCTCCAAACAGAAGCTTGTCCAGCAGAGGTTCAAtcgacagcagcagcagcagcagcagcagcagcagcagcagcagtaccatcttcctggttctgacccggtacCACTGAGCAGACAAGAAGCAATGCCTCATCTGGTTACAAGCATGAATGACCTGTCAATCAAAACCACTCTGTGCAAATCCTACAGTTTGGATGAA AGCAACTGTAAGGAAACCAGTCTGACCCAGGGAGACAATCTGAGAGCAGTGAAGGGAAAACGGACACCAAGATCAGCTTCCTCCTCTTCCAG GTCAAACAAGTCCCACTGTTCCATCCTCCCTCCCCCTAAGTCACCTAAAATCTGCCTTtcccttcctccttcctcttctaAAAATCTTAGAAGAAGCTCTTCCACTGTCACACAGATCAAGAGGTGGGTGATGACTGTCCTGCTGGGTGACACAGACACcattttttcttattctgtcTTTGCTAACTCTTTGACATTGCATGCCTCTCTCCTCAGCCCTTTCAGCCTTAGTCTTTTCAGCACCAGGCCTGCACTGATTCACTGA